The genome window CATTTTTGTGAAGGCACCTTGTAATTCAGGACTCATCTTTGTCTCAACTTGAACTAGATGTCTTCTCATCTCAATAATGGCATTCACTTGGTTGTTGCCAACTGGGCAAGCTTCAACGCAAGCATAACAAGTTGTACAACCCCAGAGTGCTTCCTCAGACAATCCTTCGTATGTATTGATTACGCCCGTATCTAAGGCAGCCACTGCATCCGCTGCTTCTTCTTTGGTTTTACCTGCGGAAACATTGTCTACTTCTACCATTTTTTCTAGTAGGGCATGCTTCAACTCAACAATAATGGCTTTAGGATTCAGAACCTTTCCAGTTCTATTGGCCGGACACTGAACTTGGCATCTTCCACATTCAATACAAGAAAGACCATCCAAAAGGTTAGGCCAAGGAAAATCTTCAACTCGGTTCGATCCCCAAACTCCAGTCTCATCCTCCAAATTCATCTTAGATAGAGCGCCTTTAGGAGTATCCGTTGCGAAAAAATAGTTCACAGGAGCAAATATTAAATGCGCATGTTTCGAAGTTGGAACATACAACATGAATGCAAATACAGTTAGGATATGACCCCACCACATTACTTGAAATGCAATATCTGCTCGGTCATAATCAACCCCAATGGACTTCCAAAGACTTCCGAGACCCGCCGCAATAAAATCTGCATCTGCTACATTATATACGCTCGCTACAGATTTAGCACCTTCGCCAAGAATAGTGCTGATCATCAGAGTGGAAATCATTCCAATTACAATAGCAGAAGCTGGCGAATGAACATCTAGACCATGAGCCTTTTGTATCCATCGTCTCCAGGCAAAAAATCCCAATCCAATAAGAACAAGAATGGAAACAAAGTTTAAAATTGCTGTATACGTATGTTCCAGATCTTCCGAGATGAGCGATCCAATGAGAGTAAAAGAATAGGGATCATCCATTCCCCAACCAAAAATTCCCGCAACCATCTGGCTTGAAGTATGAATAAGATAGACGATAAATCCATAGAAAATAAAGGCATGCATGATTCCGCGAAGCGGTTCTTTGAAGTTTTTCTTTTGCAAGAGAACATTTTCGACAAAAGACTTAATTCTGAAGCCAAGATTGAGATTGGTTCTTGCATCCTCATTGAACCTCGCTTCTCTTGCACGGAACACAAGTCCAAGACGATAAACGATTGCGCGGACGAACACAAAATTGGCTACCGCGAATAAGATAATGAATAATACATGGAAAATAATTCTGGAAACTTCCAT of Leptospira sp. GIMC2001 contains these proteins:
- a CDS encoding heterodisulfide reductase-related iron-sulfur binding cluster → MEVSRIIFHVLFIILFAVANFVFVRAIVYRLGLVFRAREARFNEDARTNLNLGFRIKSFVENVLLQKKNFKEPLRGIMHAFIFYGFIVYLIHTSSQMVAGIFGWGMDDPYSFTLIGSLISEDLEHTYTAILNFVSILVLIGLGFFAWRRWIQKAHGLDVHSPASAIVIGMISTLMISTILGEGAKSVASVYNVADADFIAAGLGSLWKSIGVDYDRADIAFQVMWWGHILTVFAFMLYVPTSKHAHLIFAPVNYFFATDTPKGALSKMNLEDETGVWGSNRVEDFPWPNLLDGLSCIECGRCQVQCPANRTGKVLNPKAIIVELKHALLEKMVEVDNVSAGKTKEEAADAVAALDTGVINTYEGLSEEALWGCTTCYACVEACPVGNNQVNAIIEMRRHLVQVETKMSPELQGAFTKMENNSNPWGVGAHTRADWAEGLGVKTMAEDSNVDLLYWVGCAGAFDERNKSITKSFVKILQKAEVNFGILGTEEGCSGDSARRGGNEYLYQTLAQQNIDTMNGYNVKKIVTACPHCYNTIKNEYPQFGGNYEVMHHSDYINQLAKEKKIDVTVAEDANSGKYTYHDSCYLGRYNDNYENPRDLVKKVSGGKLVEAVDNKTKGLCCGAGGAQMWMEEQNNDRVNVKRTKQLIDTGATTIATACPFCITMITDGVKSEEKVDMIKVKDIAELVAENLT